A stretch of Drosophila gunungcola strain Sukarami chromosome 3L unlocalized genomic scaffold, Dgunungcola_SK_2 000002F, whole genome shotgun sequence DNA encodes these proteins:
- the LOC128257669 gene encoding BAG domain-containing protein Samui isoform X2 encodes MKPTVMAANQAQSNPAGGGNGSPAGPGVNIPVNREYVSGGYGSPQQAAQNPHYHNPQQNAYGSPRQQQQHFQPHQQVPPNQQPQQQHFQPTHFGFEPNMDMDNMFPRSHLGRMHDPFAGFGDSHFGFPRFSTMGRRGRMAGGANSHMDNDDDFFNRLPSEFRQYIPDGFGARRGPGVASGAGQVPQHQQQQPLQQPQTQYTQQHAQQQQPQHYQYAVPPQQQVPQSPSKRLCDAAIQTEDPAGRSEVDCAPPANLNQHGLRNTVDMGVKSAAEQDQGLRSHSAPPPEQQQQNLLYQQQHQQQHQQQHQPQPGAHHQQQFGTQTSPPVQGQQFKSYYAPHQQTHPQQKQSTPPPAPQTPGGTYIRTIPIFVEGRTEPIINAHKEIPNQNAPPSAQAQAQAQAQAHFAPQQQQRPTPLNTQQAHPDQEAPVEGAAGLPPQTPHTLNSINKIQDIQRDVLELMGKVEQFKGTRQEKEYVYLDEMLTRNLLKLDTIDTNGKDSIRLARKEAIKCIQASINVLEAKAEENARAASGAAAPTAVEPVDTGAVTATEAAGQVAEPVTPQPQDATKIQEPIPLPPPPSAVVEGGATAAEATAEEPAAPGEATQVTAQTETTTTTSE; translated from the exons ATGAAGCCCACTGTGATGGCGGCCAATCAGGCGCAAAGCAATCCCGCCGGCGGCGGCAATGGTTCGCCCGCCGGACCCGGAGTCAATATACCCGTGAACCGCGAGTACGTGAGTGGTGGCTACGGATCCCCACAGCAGGCGGCACAGAATCCACACTACCACAATCCCCAGCAAAACGCTTACGGATCGcccaggcagcagcagcagcacttccAGCCGCACCAGCAGGTTCCCCCGAATCAGCagccgcaacagcaacacttTCAG CCGACACATTTTGGATTCGAACCgaacatggacatggacaacATGTTCCCGCGCTCGCATCTGGGCCGGATGCACGATCCCTTCGCCGGCTTTGGCGACTCAC ACTTTGGATTCCCCCGCTTCTCGACGATGGGCCGGCGCGGACGAATGGCCGGTGGGGCCAACAGCCACATGGATAACGACGATGACTTCTTCAACCGGCTGCCCTCGGAGTTCCGCCAGTATATCCCAGATGGTTTCGGAGCAAGACGCGGTCCGGGAGTGGCCTCTGGCGCGGGACAAGTTCcccagcatcagcagcagcagccgctaCAGCAGCCACAGACGCAGTATACCCAACAGcatgcccagcagcagcagccgcagcactACCAGTACGCTGTGCCGCCCCAGCAACAGGTGCCACAGTCGCCATCGAAGCGTCTCTGTGACGCTGCCATCCAGACGGAGGATCCGGCCGGCCGCTCGGAGGTGGACTGTGCCCCGCCGGCCAATCTGAACCAGCACGGACTGCGCAACACCGTGGACATGGGCGTCAAGAGTGCCGCCGAGCAGGATCAGGGGCTGCGCTCCCACTCCGCCCCTCCgccagagcagcagcagcagaatctgctctaccagcagcagcatcagcagcagcatcagcagcagcatcagccacAACCGGGCGCACATCACCAGCAGCAGTTCGGCACCCAGACCAGTCCGCCCGTCCAGGGTCAGCAGTTCAAGTCCTACTATGCGCCCCACCAGCAGACGCATCCGCAGCAGAAGCAGTCGACCCCGCCGCCAGCTCCACAGACACCGGGCGGCACCTACATCCGCACCATACCCATCTTCGTGGAGGGTCGCACCGAGCCGATCATCAATGCCCACAAGGAGATACCCAACCAGAACGCTCCGCCCAGTGCCCAAGCTCAGGCTcaggcacaggcacaggcTCACTTTGccccacagcagcagcagaggccCACGCCACTGAATACGCAGCAGGCGCATCCTGACCAGGAGGCGCCAGTTGAGGGAGCCGCCGGGCTACCTCCACAGACGCCACACACCCTCAACTCGATCAACAAGATCCAGGACATACAGCGCGATGTTCTGGAACTAATGGGCAAGGTGGAACAGTTCAAGGGAACGCGCCAGGAGAAGGAATACGTCTACCTGGACGAGATGCTGACCCGCAACCTGCTCAAGCTGGACACCATCGACACGAACGGCAAGGACAGCATTCGCCTGGCCCGAAAGGAGGCCATCAA ATGCATTCAGGCTTCCATAAATGTGCTGGAGGCCAAGGCCGAGGAGAACGCTAGGGCGGCGTCGGGAGCAGCAGCCCCGACGGCAGTCGAACCAGTGGATACGGGTGCAGTGACTGCAACAGAAGCCGCTGGGCAAGTTGCGGAGCCAGTGACTCCACAGCCACAGGATGCTACCAAGATCCAGGAGCCCATCCCTCTGCCGCCGCCACCAAGTGCTGTCGTGGAAGGAGGAGCAACTGCTGCCGAAGCCACCGCTGAGGAGCCCGCTGCTCCCGGAGAGGCCACTCAGGTCACCGCGCAGACCGAGACGACCACCACGACGTCGGAATGA
- the LOC128257669 gene encoding BAG domain-containing protein Samui isoform X1 has product MKPTVMAANQAQSNPAGGGNGSPAGPGVNIPVNREYVSGGYGSPQQAAQNPHYHNPQQNAYGSPRQQQQHFQPHQQVPPNQQPQQQHFQPTHFGFEPNMDMDNMFPRSHLGRMHDPFAGFGDSRKRSSLHGPSAQAHADDDFSSYFDDADFGFPRFSTMGRRGRMAGGANSHMDNDDDFFNRLPSEFRQYIPDGFGARRGPGVASGAGQVPQHQQQQPLQQPQTQYTQQHAQQQQPQHYQYAVPPQQQVPQSPSKRLCDAAIQTEDPAGRSEVDCAPPANLNQHGLRNTVDMGVKSAAEQDQGLRSHSAPPPEQQQQNLLYQQQHQQQHQQQHQPQPGAHHQQQFGTQTSPPVQGQQFKSYYAPHQQTHPQQKQSTPPPAPQTPGGTYIRTIPIFVEGRTEPIINAHKEIPNQNAPPSAQAQAQAQAQAHFAPQQQQRPTPLNTQQAHPDQEAPVEGAAGLPPQTPHTLNSINKIQDIQRDVLELMGKVEQFKGTRQEKEYVYLDEMLTRNLLKLDTIDTNGKDSIRLARKEAIKCIQASINVLEAKAEENARAASGAAAPTAVEPVDTGAVTATEAAGQVAEPVTPQPQDATKIQEPIPLPPPPSAVVEGGATAAEATAEEPAAPGEATQVTAQTETTTTTSE; this is encoded by the exons ATGAAGCCCACTGTGATGGCGGCCAATCAGGCGCAAAGCAATCCCGCCGGCGGCGGCAATGGTTCGCCCGCCGGACCCGGAGTCAATATACCCGTGAACCGCGAGTACGTGAGTGGTGGCTACGGATCCCCACAGCAGGCGGCACAGAATCCACACTACCACAATCCCCAGCAAAACGCTTACGGATCGcccaggcagcagcagcagcacttccAGCCGCACCAGCAGGTTCCCCCGAATCAGCagccgcaacagcaacacttTCAG CCGACACATTTTGGATTCGAACCgaacatggacatggacaacATGTTCCCGCGCTCGCATCTGGGCCGGATGCACGATCCCTTCGCCGGCTTTGGCGACTCACGTAAGCGGAGCAGTTTGCACGGCCCCAGTGCCCAAGCCCATGCTGACGATGACTTTTCATCCTATTTCGACGACGCAGACTTTGGATTCCCCCGCTTCTCGACGATGGGCCGGCGCGGACGAATGGCCGGTGGGGCCAACAGCCACATGGATAACGACGATGACTTCTTCAACCGGCTGCCCTCGGAGTTCCGCCAGTATATCCCAGATGGTTTCGGAGCAAGACGCGGTCCGGGAGTGGCCTCTGGCGCGGGACAAGTTCcccagcatcagcagcagcagccgctaCAGCAGCCACAGACGCAGTATACCCAACAGcatgcccagcagcagcagccgcagcactACCAGTACGCTGTGCCGCCCCAGCAACAGGTGCCACAGTCGCCATCGAAGCGTCTCTGTGACGCTGCCATCCAGACGGAGGATCCGGCCGGCCGCTCGGAGGTGGACTGTGCCCCGCCGGCCAATCTGAACCAGCACGGACTGCGCAACACCGTGGACATGGGCGTCAAGAGTGCCGCCGAGCAGGATCAGGGGCTGCGCTCCCACTCCGCCCCTCCgccagagcagcagcagcagaatctgctctaccagcagcagcatcagcagcagcatcagcagcagcatcagccacAACCGGGCGCACATCACCAGCAGCAGTTCGGCACCCAGACCAGTCCGCCCGTCCAGGGTCAGCAGTTCAAGTCCTACTATGCGCCCCACCAGCAGACGCATCCGCAGCAGAAGCAGTCGACCCCGCCGCCAGCTCCACAGACACCGGGCGGCACCTACATCCGCACCATACCCATCTTCGTGGAGGGTCGCACCGAGCCGATCATCAATGCCCACAAGGAGATACCCAACCAGAACGCTCCGCCCAGTGCCCAAGCTCAGGCTcaggcacaggcacaggcTCACTTTGccccacagcagcagcagaggccCACGCCACTGAATACGCAGCAGGCGCATCCTGACCAGGAGGCGCCAGTTGAGGGAGCCGCCGGGCTACCTCCACAGACGCCACACACCCTCAACTCGATCAACAAGATCCAGGACATACAGCGCGATGTTCTGGAACTAATGGGCAAGGTGGAACAGTTCAAGGGAACGCGCCAGGAGAAGGAATACGTCTACCTGGACGAGATGCTGACCCGCAACCTGCTCAAGCTGGACACCATCGACACGAACGGCAAGGACAGCATTCGCCTGGCCCGAAAGGAGGCCATCAA ATGCATTCAGGCTTCCATAAATGTGCTGGAGGCCAAGGCCGAGGAGAACGCTAGGGCGGCGTCGGGAGCAGCAGCCCCGACGGCAGTCGAACCAGTGGATACGGGTGCAGTGACTGCAACAGAAGCCGCTGGGCAAGTTGCGGAGCCAGTGACTCCACAGCCACAGGATGCTACCAAGATCCAGGAGCCCATCCCTCTGCCGCCGCCACCAAGTGCTGTCGTGGAAGGAGGAGCAACTGCTGCCGAAGCCACCGCTGAGGAGCCCGCTGCTCCCGGAGAGGCCACTCAGGTCACCGCGCAGACCGAGACGACCACCACGACGTCGGAATGA
- the LOC128257669 gene encoding BAG domain-containing protein Samui isoform X4, translated as MDMDNMFPRSHLGRMHDPFAGFGDSHFGFPRFSTMGRRGRMAGGANSHMDNDDDFFNRLPSEFRQYIPDGFGARRGPGVASGAGQVPQHQQQQPLQQPQTQYTQQHAQQQQPQHYQYAVPPQQQVPQSPSKRLCDAAIQTEDPAGRSEVDCAPPANLNQHGLRNTVDMGVKSAAEQDQGLRSHSAPPPEQQQQNLLYQQQHQQQHQQQHQPQPGAHHQQQFGTQTSPPVQGQQFKSYYAPHQQTHPQQKQSTPPPAPQTPGGTYIRTIPIFVEGRTEPIINAHKEIPNQNAPPSAQAQAQAQAQAHFAPQQQQRPTPLNTQQAHPDQEAPVEGAAGLPPQTPHTLNSINKIQDIQRDVLELMGKVEQFKGTRQEKEYVYLDEMLTRNLLKLDTIDTNGKDSIRLARKEAIKCIQASINVLEAKAEENARAASGAAAPTAVEPVDTGAVTATEAAGQVAEPVTPQPQDATKIQEPIPLPPPPSAVVEGGATAAEATAEEPAAPGEATQVTAQTETTTTTSE; from the exons atggacatggacaacATGTTCCCGCGCTCGCATCTGGGCCGGATGCACGATCCCTTCGCCGGCTTTGGCGACTCAC ACTTTGGATTCCCCCGCTTCTCGACGATGGGCCGGCGCGGACGAATGGCCGGTGGGGCCAACAGCCACATGGATAACGACGATGACTTCTTCAACCGGCTGCCCTCGGAGTTCCGCCAGTATATCCCAGATGGTTTCGGAGCAAGACGCGGTCCGGGAGTGGCCTCTGGCGCGGGACAAGTTCcccagcatcagcagcagcagccgctaCAGCAGCCACAGACGCAGTATACCCAACAGcatgcccagcagcagcagccgcagcactACCAGTACGCTGTGCCGCCCCAGCAACAGGTGCCACAGTCGCCATCGAAGCGTCTCTGTGACGCTGCCATCCAGACGGAGGATCCGGCCGGCCGCTCGGAGGTGGACTGTGCCCCGCCGGCCAATCTGAACCAGCACGGACTGCGCAACACCGTGGACATGGGCGTCAAGAGTGCCGCCGAGCAGGATCAGGGGCTGCGCTCCCACTCCGCCCCTCCgccagagcagcagcagcagaatctgctctaccagcagcagcatcagcagcagcatcagcagcagcatcagccacAACCGGGCGCACATCACCAGCAGCAGTTCGGCACCCAGACCAGTCCGCCCGTCCAGGGTCAGCAGTTCAAGTCCTACTATGCGCCCCACCAGCAGACGCATCCGCAGCAGAAGCAGTCGACCCCGCCGCCAGCTCCACAGACACCGGGCGGCACCTACATCCGCACCATACCCATCTTCGTGGAGGGTCGCACCGAGCCGATCATCAATGCCCACAAGGAGATACCCAACCAGAACGCTCCGCCCAGTGCCCAAGCTCAGGCTcaggcacaggcacaggcTCACTTTGccccacagcagcagcagaggccCACGCCACTGAATACGCAGCAGGCGCATCCTGACCAGGAGGCGCCAGTTGAGGGAGCCGCCGGGCTACCTCCACAGACGCCACACACCCTCAACTCGATCAACAAGATCCAGGACATACAGCGCGATGTTCTGGAACTAATGGGCAAGGTGGAACAGTTCAAGGGAACGCGCCAGGAGAAGGAATACGTCTACCTGGACGAGATGCTGACCCGCAACCTGCTCAAGCTGGACACCATCGACACGAACGGCAAGGACAGCATTCGCCTGGCCCGAAAGGAGGCCATCAA ATGCATTCAGGCTTCCATAAATGTGCTGGAGGCCAAGGCCGAGGAGAACGCTAGGGCGGCGTCGGGAGCAGCAGCCCCGACGGCAGTCGAACCAGTGGATACGGGTGCAGTGACTGCAACAGAAGCCGCTGGGCAAGTTGCGGAGCCAGTGACTCCACAGCCACAGGATGCTACCAAGATCCAGGAGCCCATCCCTCTGCCGCCGCCACCAAGTGCTGTCGTGGAAGGAGGAGCAACTGCTGCCGAAGCCACCGCTGAGGAGCCCGCTGCTCCCGGAGAGGCCACTCAGGTCACCGCGCAGACCGAGACGACCACCACGACGTCGGAATGA
- the LOC128257669 gene encoding BAG domain-containing protein Samui isoform X3, whose translation MDMDNMFPRSHLGRMHDPFAGFGDSRKRSSLHGPSAQAHADDDFSSYFDDADFGFPRFSTMGRRGRMAGGANSHMDNDDDFFNRLPSEFRQYIPDGFGARRGPGVASGAGQVPQHQQQQPLQQPQTQYTQQHAQQQQPQHYQYAVPPQQQVPQSPSKRLCDAAIQTEDPAGRSEVDCAPPANLNQHGLRNTVDMGVKSAAEQDQGLRSHSAPPPEQQQQNLLYQQQHQQQHQQQHQPQPGAHHQQQFGTQTSPPVQGQQFKSYYAPHQQTHPQQKQSTPPPAPQTPGGTYIRTIPIFVEGRTEPIINAHKEIPNQNAPPSAQAQAQAQAQAHFAPQQQQRPTPLNTQQAHPDQEAPVEGAAGLPPQTPHTLNSINKIQDIQRDVLELMGKVEQFKGTRQEKEYVYLDEMLTRNLLKLDTIDTNGKDSIRLARKEAIKCIQASINVLEAKAEENARAASGAAAPTAVEPVDTGAVTATEAAGQVAEPVTPQPQDATKIQEPIPLPPPPSAVVEGGATAAEATAEEPAAPGEATQVTAQTETTTTTSE comes from the exons atggacatggacaacATGTTCCCGCGCTCGCATCTGGGCCGGATGCACGATCCCTTCGCCGGCTTTGGCGACTCACGTAAGCGGAGCAGTTTGCACGGCCCCAGTGCCCAAGCCCATGCTGACGATGACTTTTCATCCTATTTCGACGACGCAGACTTTGGATTCCCCCGCTTCTCGACGATGGGCCGGCGCGGACGAATGGCCGGTGGGGCCAACAGCCACATGGATAACGACGATGACTTCTTCAACCGGCTGCCCTCGGAGTTCCGCCAGTATATCCCAGATGGTTTCGGAGCAAGACGCGGTCCGGGAGTGGCCTCTGGCGCGGGACAAGTTCcccagcatcagcagcagcagccgctaCAGCAGCCACAGACGCAGTATACCCAACAGcatgcccagcagcagcagccgcagcactACCAGTACGCTGTGCCGCCCCAGCAACAGGTGCCACAGTCGCCATCGAAGCGTCTCTGTGACGCTGCCATCCAGACGGAGGATCCGGCCGGCCGCTCGGAGGTGGACTGTGCCCCGCCGGCCAATCTGAACCAGCACGGACTGCGCAACACCGTGGACATGGGCGTCAAGAGTGCCGCCGAGCAGGATCAGGGGCTGCGCTCCCACTCCGCCCCTCCgccagagcagcagcagcagaatctgctctaccagcagcagcatcagcagcagcatcagcagcagcatcagccacAACCGGGCGCACATCACCAGCAGCAGTTCGGCACCCAGACCAGTCCGCCCGTCCAGGGTCAGCAGTTCAAGTCCTACTATGCGCCCCACCAGCAGACGCATCCGCAGCAGAAGCAGTCGACCCCGCCGCCAGCTCCACAGACACCGGGCGGCACCTACATCCGCACCATACCCATCTTCGTGGAGGGTCGCACCGAGCCGATCATCAATGCCCACAAGGAGATACCCAACCAGAACGCTCCGCCCAGTGCCCAAGCTCAGGCTcaggcacaggcacaggcTCACTTTGccccacagcagcagcagaggccCACGCCACTGAATACGCAGCAGGCGCATCCTGACCAGGAGGCGCCAGTTGAGGGAGCCGCCGGGCTACCTCCACAGACGCCACACACCCTCAACTCGATCAACAAGATCCAGGACATACAGCGCGATGTTCTGGAACTAATGGGCAAGGTGGAACAGTTCAAGGGAACGCGCCAGGAGAAGGAATACGTCTACCTGGACGAGATGCTGACCCGCAACCTGCTCAAGCTGGACACCATCGACACGAACGGCAAGGACAGCATTCGCCTGGCCCGAAAGGAGGCCATCAA ATGCATTCAGGCTTCCATAAATGTGCTGGAGGCCAAGGCCGAGGAGAACGCTAGGGCGGCGTCGGGAGCAGCAGCCCCGACGGCAGTCGAACCAGTGGATACGGGTGCAGTGACTGCAACAGAAGCCGCTGGGCAAGTTGCGGAGCCAGTGACTCCACAGCCACAGGATGCTACCAAGATCCAGGAGCCCATCCCTCTGCCGCCGCCACCAAGTGCTGTCGTGGAAGGAGGAGCAACTGCTGCCGAAGCCACCGCTGAGGAGCCCGCTGCTCCCGGAGAGGCCACTCAGGTCACCGCGCAGACCGAGACGACCACCACGACGTCGGAATGA
- the LOC128257671 gene encoding drebrin-like protein, whose translation MAISFEKNRSQIVAAWKDVLDDKSATNWSLFGYEGQTNELKVVGTGDGGVDELNEDLNSGKIMYAFLRIEDPKTGLNKYLLINWQGEGAPVLRKGTCANHIRDVSNLLSGAHLTINARNEDDIDLERLLKKLSTVSSAYSFKEPRGAMEEQKAPVGTNYTRVIPTKELNASVMQDFWKKEEAEEKLRQQAEKESKRLELQKLEQEQRSREEKEHKEREKLVISTTKLQPAHIPIKTSPQPLSPEKTAPGFANNLTDAERMRQARNQEARDLIGSRVGAAKAMFTKHTSEGQLQSKLNTQPPAKPARNSIAQRINVFNQNQPQEAPVPSPPRAVSPAKPLPVETPVSVAPTPAPAPAAAPAAAAAVPVAAEVVSTIAEVEETQHIEDLPLAHESEQFSTIKRSPHSKTNSLQSQSPDETTSSNETDTAVYQDRDEEVRTKVSVTVQQSQSAKTSGLSTLERNALTDLVNEDDFICQETLGDLGLRARALYDYQAADESEITFDPGDVITHIDQIDEGWWQGLGPDGTYGLFPANYVEIIN comes from the exons ATGGCCATcagctttgagaagaatcGGTCGCAGATAGTGGCCGCCTGGAAGGATGTGCTGGACGACAAGAGCGCCACGAATTGGTCACTGTTCGGCTACGAGGGCCAGACCAACGAGCTCAAGGTGGTGGGCACCGGCGACGGCGGCGTGGATGAGCTGAACGAAGACCTCAACAGCGGCAAGATCATGTACGCCTTCCTCCGCATCGAAGACCCCAAAACGGGCCTCAACAAGTACTTACTCATCAACTGGCAG GGCGAGGGAGCACCTGTGCTGCGAAAGGGCACCTGTGCCAACCACATACGCGACGTGTCCAATCTTCTCTCCGGCGCCCACCTCACCATCAATGCCCGCAACGAGGACGACATTGATCTGGAGCGGCTGCTCAAGAAACTGAGCACCGTGAGCTCCGCCTACAGCTTCAAGGAGCCACGCGGCGCCATGGAGGAGCAGAAGGCGCCGGTGGGCACCAACTACACACGGGTCATTCCCACCAAGGAGCTCAACGCCAGCGTCATGCAGGACTTCTGGAAGAAGGAGGAGGCCGAGGAGAAGCTGCGCCAGCAGGCAGAGAAGGAATCCAAGCGGTTGGAGCTGCAGAAACTCGAGCAGGAGCAACGCAGCCGCGAGGAGAAGGAGCACAAGGAGCGGGAGAAGCTGGTCATAAGCACCACCAAGCTGCAGCCGGCGCACATTCCCATTAAAAC CTCCCCGCAACCACTGAGTCCGGAGAAAACGGCACCGGGATTTGCCAACAATCTGACCGATGCGGAGCGCATGCGTCAGGCGAGGAACCAGGAGGCCCGCGACTTGATTGGCTCGCGTGTGGGAGCTGCCAAGGCCATGTTCACCAAGCACACCAGCGAGGGCCAGCTGCAGTCCAA ACTGAACACGCAACCACCGGCGAAACCGGCTCGCAATTCTATTGCCCAGCGCATTAATGTCTTCAACCAGAATCAGCCTCAAGAAGCACCTGTGCCTTCACCGCCACGCGCTGTGTCCCCTGCCAAACCGCTGCCCGTGGAGACTCCTGTCTCAGTTGCCCCTACTCCAGCTCCGgctccagctgctgctcctgctgccgctgctgctgttccGGTGGCTGCCGAAGTTGTCTCCACCATCGCCGAAGTGGAGGAGACGCAGCACATAGAAGATTTACCTTTGGCCCACGAAAGCGAGCAGTTCTCGACCATCAAGCGGTCGCCGCACAGTAAAACCAACTCACTGCAGTCGCAGTCTCCGGACGAGACCACTTCCTCCAATGAGACAGACACCGCTGTGTACCAGGATCGGGATGAGGAAGTGCGCACCAAGGTGTCGGTCACCGTGCAGCAATCACAGTCTGCCAAGACGAGTGGCCTGAGCACTCTGGAGAGGAATGCCC TGACGGATTTGGTGAACGAGGACGATTTCATTTGCCAGGAGACCCTCGGGGATCTGGGACTGCGAGCCCGGGCCCTGTACGATTACCAGGCAGCCGACGAATCGGAGATCACCTTCGATCCGGGCGATGTCATCACGCATATCGATCAAATCGATGAGGGATGGTGGCAGGGCCTGGGCCCTGATGGAACCTATGGACTGTTTCCGGCAAACTATGTCGAGATCATCAACTAG